The Opitutales bacterium ASA1 genome window below encodes:
- a CDS encoding TlyA family rRNA (cytidine-2'-O)-methyltransferase, which translates to MASTRERLDVALVARGLAETRAQAQGLILAGRVKVDGQPSDKAGRAVDGSAIIEVSAPPRFVSRGGEKLLGAIQHFGLSFEGCRVLDVGASTGGFTDCALQHGAEHVTCVDVGRAQLHQRLRVDPRVVSIEQLNARLLKPGDLPHDRYDRIVMDLSFISLRSVLPAVWPFCREGGLLVALVKPQFEAGREAVSKGRGVVRDERVRQAALAAVRAVARETLPGCVDRGAIDCPLSGADGNREFLLLLAKASVASV; encoded by the coding sequence ATGGCGTCGACGCGTGAGCGGTTGGACGTGGCGCTCGTCGCCCGTGGTCTGGCCGAGACGCGCGCTCAGGCGCAGGGTTTGATACTCGCCGGACGCGTCAAGGTGGACGGCCAGCCGAGCGACAAAGCGGGTCGCGCGGTGGACGGAAGTGCGATCATCGAGGTGTCGGCACCGCCGCGTTTCGTGAGTCGCGGCGGCGAGAAACTCCTCGGTGCGATCCAGCACTTCGGGTTGTCCTTCGAGGGTTGTAGGGTGCTGGACGTCGGTGCTTCGACGGGAGGCTTCACCGATTGCGCGCTGCAGCACGGTGCCGAGCACGTCACGTGCGTGGACGTCGGGCGGGCGCAGTTGCACCAACGACTGCGGGTCGATCCCCGCGTCGTGAGCATCGAGCAGCTCAATGCGCGCTTGTTGAAGCCGGGCGACCTTCCGCACGACCGGTACGATCGGATCGTGATGGACCTTTCGTTCATCTCGTTGCGCAGTGTGTTGCCGGCGGTTTGGCCGTTTTGTCGCGAGGGAGGTTTGTTGGTGGCCTTGGTGAAGCCGCAGTTCGAGGCGGGGCGCGAGGCGGTGTCGAAGGGGCGAGGCGTGGTGCGCGACGAACGGGTGCGGCAGGCGGCGCTCGCGGCCGTGCGTGCGGTGGCGCGCGAGACTTTGCCGGGTTGCGTGGACCGGGGTGCGATCGATTGCCCGCTCAGCGGCGCGGACGGCAATCGCGAGTTTCTCCTCTTGCTGGCGAAGGCGAGCGTCGCATCGGTGTGA
- a CDS encoding NAD(+)/NADH kinase has product MSPIRSLALVINDGKPGAVSLGDAIRQACVERGVTVEATSAFPLEQGFLDGADACCVVGGDGTLLGVVQEAARAQVPIIGVNRGSLGFLTTFTADDVASRFDAILDGEFKVDLRALLECTTGEETGLALNDILLKHPATSRIVRLEVYADDELVTDFFCDGLIFSTPTGSTAYNLSAGGPLVHPAVQAIALTPICPHTLSNRAVIFPEQVTLRVENCAGDEPLLVAMDGHSNQMLASGGSVAIRLSRTRLLLATPLGYEHFRVVRSKLKWSGGVRERPSCE; this is encoded by the coding sequence ATGTCGCCCATTCGATCCCTCGCCTTGGTCATCAACGACGGCAAGCCCGGTGCCGTGTCGCTCGGCGACGCGATTCGGCAAGCGTGTGTCGAGCGCGGAGTCACGGTGGAGGCGACATCGGCGTTTCCGCTCGAGCAAGGTTTTCTCGACGGAGCCGACGCGTGTTGCGTGGTCGGTGGAGACGGGACGTTGCTCGGCGTGGTCCAAGAAGCGGCGCGTGCTCAGGTGCCGATCATCGGAGTCAACCGCGGCAGTCTCGGTTTCTTGACGACCTTCACGGCCGACGACGTGGCTTCGCGCTTCGACGCGATTTTGGACGGGGAGTTCAAGGTGGACCTCCGTGCGCTCCTCGAGTGCACCACCGGTGAGGAGACGGGCCTCGCGCTCAACGATATCCTCCTGAAACATCCGGCAACCTCGCGGATCGTGCGGTTGGAGGTGTACGCCGACGACGAACTCGTGACGGACTTCTTCTGCGACGGACTGATTTTCTCAACGCCCACGGGGTCGACCGCATACAATCTCTCCGCAGGCGGTCCACTGGTGCATCCGGCGGTGCAAGCGATCGCGCTGACGCCGATTTGTCCGCACACCTTGAGCAACAGAGCGGTGATTTTTCCGGAACAGGTCACGCTGAGGGTCGAGAACTGCGCTGGGGACGAGCCGTTGCTCGTGGCGATGGACGGCCACAGCAACCAGATGCTCGCGTCGGGTGGGTCGGTGGCGATCCGCCTCTCGCGCACGCGGTTGCTGTTGGCCACACCTCTCGGTTACGAGCATTTCCGTGTGGTTCGCTCGAAGCTAAAGTGGAGCGGGGGCGTGCGCGAACGGCCTTCGTGCGAGTGA
- a CDS encoding cytidylate kinase-like family protein: MHISPTLERAKAYLDVQISRPRTPPGGVHLDTEGPFVTISRESGVGGSEFATDLGRRLDIALPSEGVRWTVFDQRIVEEVLREDNLSPGLARFLPEDRIHEITGTVGEIVGLHPNLWSLAQKTNALLRNLARRGHTILVGRGGVFASAGIEGGVHVRLVAREDTRIRRTMATSGLGYDEAQAFVRRTETARAKYVRSVFGRRTDDPSDYDLVLNVETLSRDTCLALVTRALEARALAQTV, encoded by the coding sequence ATGCACATCTCTCCGACGTTGGAACGAGCCAAAGCCTACCTCGACGTGCAGATTTCTCGCCCTCGCACTCCTCCCGGCGGTGTTCATCTCGATACCGAGGGTCCGTTCGTGACGATCTCCCGCGAAAGCGGCGTCGGAGGCTCGGAATTCGCTACCGATCTCGGTCGCCGGCTGGACATCGCGCTACCGAGTGAAGGCGTACGTTGGACCGTCTTCGACCAACGGATCGTCGAAGAGGTCTTGCGGGAGGACAACCTGTCGCCCGGCCTCGCACGCTTTCTCCCCGAGGATCGCATTCACGAGATCACCGGAACGGTGGGTGAAATCGTCGGCCTCCACCCGAATCTCTGGTCCTTGGCCCAAAAGACCAATGCCCTCCTCCGCAATCTGGCTCGCCGCGGACACACGATCCTCGTCGGACGCGGAGGAGTCTTCGCGTCCGCGGGCATCGAGGGAGGCGTGCACGTGAGGCTCGTCGCCCGCGAAGACACTCGTATCCGACGCACGATGGCGACGAGCGGCCTCGGATACGACGAAGCGCAAGCGTTCGTGCGACGGACGGAGACGGCCCGAGCAAAATACGTCCGGAGCGTCTTTGGCCGACGCACCGACGATCCTTCCGACTACGATCTCGTGCTCAACGTGGAGACGCTCTCCCGCGACACCTGCCTTGCTCTCGTGACTCGGGCCTTGGAAGCGCGCGCGCTCGCACAAACCGTCTAG